The Pseudoliparis swirei isolate HS2019 ecotype Mariana Trench chromosome 1, NWPU_hadal_v1, whole genome shotgun sequence genome has a window encoding:
- the scn1bb gene encoding sodium channel, voltage-gated, type I, beta b, with protein sequence MAASKLLLLTLLCSMLASCRGACAEPDSDTEAVVGKGFKLGCISCKKRSEVEGTATVEWHFRGKGEEDFYHIYTYTERGPTIESDNFMDRVDWNGSKRSHDIQDASIYLLNVTYNDSGTYQCFFNRILFYTNYEYSTVVTKVVELTVVAKATRVTASIVSEVMMYVTVIGLQVWLLIEMIYCYKKISAHGEEAIREAANAEYLAIASESKDNCAGVQVGE encoded by the exons ATGGCGGCATCGAAGCTCCtgctcctcactctcctctgcAGCATGTTGG CATCCTGCCGCGGCGCCTGTGCAGAGCCGGACTCTGACACGGAGGCGGTCGTGGGCAAGGGCTTCAAACTGGGCTGCATCTCCTGCAAGAAGAGGAGTGAGGTGGAGGGGACCGCCACGGTCGAATGGCACTTCAGGGGCAAAGGAGAGGAAGACTTCTACCAC ATCTACACCTACACCGAGCGAGGCCCGACCATCGAGAGCGACAACTTCATGGATCGGGTGGATTGGAACGGAAGTAAGAGGAGCCATGACATCCAAGACGCGTCCATCTACCTGCTCAACGTCACCTACAACGACTCGGGCACCTACCAATGCTTCTTCAACCGCATCCTCTTCTACACCAACTACGAGTACAGCACCGTTGTTACGAAGGTGGTCGAACTCACCGTGGTGGCTAAAG CCACCAGAGTGACGGCGTCCATCGTGTCCGAGGTCATGATGTACGTGACCGTCATCGGCCTGCAGGTCTGGCTCCTCATAGAGATGATTTACTGCTACAAGAAAATATCAGCGCACGGGGAAGAAGCGATACGAGAAGCGGC AAATGCTGAATATTTAGCGATAGCCTCAGAAAGTAAAGACAACTGTGCGGGGGTGCAGGTCGGAGAATAA